Below is a window of Thermococcus sp. MV5 DNA.
TTATAGTATTGCATGGTTTGATATTGATGCCTTTTAAAGCTTCTAAACTTCATTAGAACATTTCTTGTTGTACTTGAAAGCCTTATTCTTCAAGCTGGAGGAGAAGTTGAAAGTCAAAATGTGGCCCGCCCGTAACAACCGCTCTCATTGAAGCCGTAAGGCACTCTCAAGCGGTTTAACCCAGGCGGGCCAGAATAGTGTACTCGGCCAGGGTTTCCCACGGTCATTGTGCTCCGTAACGCGGAAGGCCCTCCCGTGGGGACCTCGCTATGGCCGAGCTGTTGCCCCCACATCGCCCCCACCTTCATTAATTGGGTGGGTCCTCGCGCAGGGGCATTATAAATTAGGTACTTCCTTTATAAATCCTTATCTATTAATTCGGAGTACCAATTGGAGAAGTTCATTTAGGTCTTTTACATAATAATCCGCACCTTCTATTCTGCCAAACCTCATAACTTGGACAACTTGCACTCCTGCTTTCCGTGCCGCTAGAATATCCGATAGAGAATCTCCAACCACAAGGGCTTCTTTGGGGAGAGTGTTTAGTGCTTTAAGAGCTTTGTTTATAAGATATGGGTTTGGTTTAGCACCATCAAGATACTTGTAGTCTTTACCAAAGATAACGTCGAATTGGTCTTTTATATTAAAAAGCTCCAATACAAATTCTGTACACTCCTGAGATGCATTGCTAACAGCTGCGAGCTTTAATCCAAGCTGTTTGAAGTTTTTTAGTGTTCCAATATCAGGGAAGGCTTTTATTAATCCTCTTTCTGCTGCCCATTTCCTATATTTAAGTTTGGCCTTATCTATGGCTTTCCAAAATTTAACGTGATTTACTCCAAGCTTCTCTACCCAACTTCTTGGAAGTTCCCCTTTTACCATCTTTCTGTAAGTTTCAAAATTAATCTCAATCCCAAGCTTTTTTATTTCCTCCTCTCCCCAGTTTTTGAACCAATGCCTTCCATCGTATCCTTCATAGTAAACCAAGGTTTCGTCCACATCAAATATCAGTCCTTTTATCATCTTCATCCCTCTTTAAAAGTGAAATAAGGATATTCAAACTTAGCCGACATCCACTGATAATGAGAACGACGTTCTTGTGTTTGAATCTCTTGGGATCTTTTAAGTATCCTGCAACGGAGAGGGCGGCTGCACCCTCCACCACCATATGATGCCTTTCCAACATTAGTAGTATAGCAGTTGCGATTTCTTTTTCACTTACTAGAATGAAATCGTCCACATATTTTTTACAAAGATCGAAGGTTATTGAGTTTTTCTCGATCCCCCCAGCGGTGCCATCTGCCAGTGTTGGTGTTGATACTATTTCAAGGATCTTCCCTGCTTTTATCGAATGATACATAACGGCAGAATTTTCTGGTTGAACTCCGATTATCTTTATATTGGGGTTTAAATTTTTTAGATAACCTGCCATCCCCGATATAAGTCCTCCACCCCCAACGGGTATGAGAACTGCATCGATCTCTTTTAACTCTCTTTCAAGTTCGATCCCTATAGTTCCCTGTCCTCCAATAATTTTAGGATCGTTATATGGAGGTATGTATATCATCCCATTCTTCTCGGCAAATTCTCGTGCAAACTTCTCAGTTTCAACAATATCCTTTCCGTAAAACTTGAGCTCCACATTATACTGCTCTATATCCTTGATTTTTGTAGGTGAGGCATTTTCGGGTAGGAAAACAATTCCGTTGAGACCAAGCTTGCTAGTAGCATAGGCAAACGCGACTCCATGGTTGCCACTGGAAGCTGTAATTATTCTTTTTCTCTTTTCTTCTTCACTCAAAGAAAGCATTTTGTTGAGCACACCTCGAATTTTAAATGAACCAGTCACTTGAAAGTTTTCTAACTTTAAATAGACATCAGAATCTCCCTTCTGGCTTAAAAAATGTGAATATTCTAGGGGTGTCTCTCTTATGTATTTTCTAATTCGTTTCTCTGCTTCGGTAATCTCTTTAACTACATCGATCATCGGATTTCTCCCTCGAGTGAGGCTAAAAATTCCTTTAAGCGTTTCAATCCTTCTTTCATAACCTCAGTGGGGTTTCCATATCCTATGCGAAGATGGTTTTCTATGCCAAAGCATGAACCCGGAACGAGAAATGTGCTCTTTTCTTTCATGAGTTTTATGGCAAATTCTTCTGATGGAATATCGAGGTTATATTTTAGAAATGCAACGGTGCCAGCTTTTGGCGGAACCCAATCAATCAATGGTTCTTCTTGAATCCAATTCTCAAGAATATTGAAGTTTGTGTGAAGTATTTTCAAGTTGCGCTCATATATTTTCTTTGCGTTTTTAACTGCAAGTGTAGCGA
It encodes the following:
- a CDS encoding HAD family hydrolase, which codes for MIKGLIFDVDETLVYYEGYDGRHWFKNWGEEEIKKLGIEINFETYRKMVKGELPRSWVEKLGVNHVKFWKAIDKAKLKYRKWAAERGLIKAFPDIGTLKNFKQLGLKLAAVSNASQECTEFVLELFNIKDQFDVIFGKDYKYLDGAKPNPYLINKALKALNTLPKEALVVGDSLSDILAARKAGVQVVQVMRFGRIEGADYYVKDLNELLQLVLRINR
- a CDS encoding threonine/serine dehydratase, whose product is MIDVVKEITEAEKRIRKYIRETPLEYSHFLSQKGDSDVYLKLENFQVTGSFKIRGVLNKMLSLSEEEKRKRIITASSGNHGVAFAYATSKLGLNGIVFLPENASPTKIKDIEQYNVELKFYGKDIVETEKFAREFAEKNGMIYIPPYNDPKIIGGQGTIGIELERELKEIDAVLIPVGGGGLISGMAGYLKNLNPNIKIIGVQPENSAVMYHSIKAGKILEIVSTPTLADGTAGGIEKNSITFDLCKKYVDDFILVSEKEIATAILLMLERHHMVVEGAAALSVAGYLKDPKRFKHKNVVLIISGCRLSLNILISLLKRDEDDKRTDI